The DNA region GCGGCTGCCAGTAAGTCCGCCGCGGTGCGATCGTCGCAGACCACGGGAGCCGGAAGGGAACCCGCCTTCCCGTCGTCGATCAGGCTCAGGTCGCGCCAGACGGGTATGACGCGGGTGCCGTCCCGGTCCAACCGCCCGGCAAGCCATTCCGGATCGCTGCGCCGCTCCTCCGCGCGATTCAACGGGACGTCCGCGAATTTCAGCACCGGATTATCCATGGGACCCATGCTCCGCCCCGGCGATCTACGCCGGTCGGCCGACGTTCGGCCGCTCAGGTCCGTACACCACGCGACCGACGGAAACCGTGCTACAACACCGCTTCCAGCGTGTTGACGAAGGCCTCGTTCTCCGCCTGTGTGCCCACGGTTACCCGTAAGTAACCTTTCAGTCCCCACCACATGGCGTCGCCGATCCAGACCTTCCGCTCCTGGAGCGCACTGAATACGGATTCGGCCTTGTCCCCGAGCCTGAACAGGATAAAGCAGGCATCGCTGGGTGTATACGCGATGTCCAGCCGGTCGAAGGCTTTACCCAGGTAGGTTTTACCTTCCTCCACCGTCCGCCGGCTCCGTTCGTAATGACCATGGTCGTCCAGCGCGGCGATGGCGGCGTATGCGCCCAGGTTGCTCGGCGGACCGCCCAGATTGTAGAGCGACAGTTTCCTTCTCAACCGGGGCGATAGCACCGCATACCCGACGCGCAGTCCCGCGAGACCGTGAATCTTGGAGAACGTCCGGGAGACGATCACGTTGTCCTGTTCGTGAGCCAGGTACACCGCGTCGCGGTAACCGGGATCGGACGTGTAATCGATATACGCTTCGTCGATGAACACCGTAACGTGCGAAGGCACGGACCGCACGAAATCCGCCAGCGCGTCATGGTCCACCACCGTACTGGTGGGATTGTTGGGATTCGTGACCACCACGATCGTCGTTTTGTCGTTAATCTTCTCGTACATGGCGTTCAGGTTGTGCCGCAGGTCCCGGGTCAGGCGGACGTAGTTGACCTTGACGTCTACCCCTTCTTCCTCCCCGAACCGTTTCCATACGTCCGCCGTATCGAAGTAGGCGGGCTGGGCCTGGACCAGTTCCGCCTTGTCCCGGACCGTCGCCAGGCCCACGGCGTGGAGTATCATGCTGGAACCAGCGCTGAGGACCACCCGGCGGTTTTCCGTAACCTGTTCCCAGTTGTCCCACGTCGTCT from Gemmatimonadota bacterium includes:
- a CDS encoding histidinol-phosphate transaminase — translated: MRPDSNLPRRGFIAGSLLGGLGALAIDPLVMAQALLSGKKPEDIQGHGIEPGYVNLSSNENPLGPSPRAVEAVAGRILAVNRYHWSFMPDPVETLINALERKHGLPVTETTWDNWEQVTENRRVVLSAGSSMILHAVGLATVRDKAELVQAQPAYFDTADVWKRFGEEEGVDVKVNYVRLTRDLRHNLNAMYEKINDKTTIVVVTNPNNPTSTVVDHDALADFVRSVPSHVTVFIDEAYIDYTSDPGYRDAVYLAHEQDNVIVSRTFSKIHGLAGLRVGYAVLSPRLRRKLSLYNLGGPPSNLGAYAAIAALDDHGHYERSRRTVEEGKTYLGKAFDRLDIAYTPSDACFILFRLGDKAESVFSALQERKVWIGDAMWWGLKGYLRVTVGTQAENEAFVNTLEAVL